A single Mangifera indica cultivar Alphonso chromosome 20, CATAS_Mindica_2.1, whole genome shotgun sequence DNA region contains:
- the LOC123204704 gene encoding uncharacterized protein LOC123204704, with protein sequence MLFHRIAEVEPPSPLRYLIGAAIMMIGVVLPVGYMMFRNKRVPSASSYPKQT encoded by the exons ATGCTT TTCCACAGAATAGCTGAGGTTGAGCCTCCGAGTCCGTTGAGGTACCTAATAGGAGCGGCGATCATGATGATCGGAGTTGTGTTACCCGTCGGTTATATGATGTTCCGTAACAAGCGGGTCCCCTCCGCTTCCTCGTACCCCAAACAGACGTAG